TAATTGATTTAATATGTTTTGGTGTAAATCTCCCCCTAAAGAAAACAATTTTCCTAACCGGTTCAGGCCAATTGAGCTCCCCAATTTTAGGGAGGTGTGCTCTGTGCCAACCGAAATACAGATCAGTTGAAGTTGTAAGGAGACCGATTCTTCCAATTGATGCCTTCGGTATTTTCAGGATTGTTCACGCTCTTTTTAGCGATCCGTTTTGAAACTGTATTTTCGAACCGGATTAACCCTTCACAGAGAGATGATGTACCGATTGATCATTTTAGTATTTCTTTTTTCAGGCTTGATGCTTACCGCACAAAACAGACGAGATCTTCAAGATGACGACTGGGAGGATATGGTGTCCTTCCCTTACGAAATCGAGGGAGAGTTCAGTAAAGTGGATGTGAGTATCAAAGAGACGGTAAACAGCGTCACTAAAACGCGCTGGCTATACCGATACGAAGTCAATGAAAATATGGAGCCATTGCTTTTCAGGGTCTATAATGAGGATGTCGGGAACCACGTAGCCGATTATATCTACACGTATTCCCCCGGAGAGGAAGTTCGTATTGTTAAGAAACGCGAACCATTTACGTATTACGAATGGAAGTTGAGGTACAATGAGGTATACGAAGAAGTGAGTTATGTGAACAACGAGTTGAACTACCGATGGACTTACGATAGATCCTCTCCTCAAGAAACGACCATTACAAAACTGAAGAAGAATGAAAAGCCCGTTTATACATGGTATATCGAATCTGATGATCAAGGAAGGGTTGAACGGTCGTATCGAGTAAATGGTAAAAAAGTGACCCAATTTCTATCCCATCAATACGAAGAGGAATCAAACAAGCACAAGGTCTACTACTTTAACAAAAAGGCATTGCAGTCCCTGGAAATCGGCTTGAGTCTGGATCGCGACTCAATCATACAAATGGAACCGAAGACCATCGCATCCATGTATTACCGTCCGGTGCCCATCACATCTTATGCGTATACGGATGACGACAAAATTGCCTCTTACGCTGTCAAAACTCAGGCGGGACGTACCATTACCCAAGATCAATACATGTATGATCGCGATGGTCTCTTGGTACAGAAGGTGTCATCAAATTATACCGGGCTGCCCATTACCGAAAAGTACTTTTACGGCGACAATGGGAAAATAGCGTCCAAGATTCGAACCATTCAAGTCGGCAATGAATCGTATGAACGCACCCATACGTACAGCTACAACTCCGAGAATAGATTGATACGGATCGAAATCAGGTTGTCAGACTCACCTCATGATCTTTTGGAGGTGAATTTCAAATACACAGACTGACCCTTGTTCAAGAAATCATAACCTACTATTCTTGCAGCGATGCTCAGAGCTGAGGAAATCATAGATCGAATTACCGCACGGTTCCCCGATGTATCTTTTGATATCAGGAAGGAAGAGAATTCTGTGCGTTTCAGATTTTCTACCGAATGGCAGAAGGAATACGGTTATTCAGCATGGATAAGCGTACACCGTGAAAAGCTTCACACCTCTATCGGCGCTTCTTTGATCGATGAAGAGAATAAGTATTTTTGGTATGAGCCATTTGACTCCTACAATGCCAAAAAACGTGAGGAAGAATGGGAGGACAGCAAGTGCTTTTTGGAATCGGGTATAGCGCTTTTAACGGCGCATCCTACAAAGATCATCCAACGCAAATCGTGGATTTGGATTTCGTATGGTCTGTATTATTTCAAGGACAATACATGGAATCATTACTACACTTCTTCAGGATCCAGATGGTTTGATCATCCGCTTACCAATGAAAAGGAAAGGGAGTGGAGATGAGCAAGCATCGAAATAAGATAAAGTCCAAACGCGGTGGTTTAGCCTACATTTTTCTAGCGGTGGCCGTTGCCTTTGCCATTAGAGGCGGTTACATGCTAAAGCATCACCTCGTTTTTGTCGGAGAGCACTGGAAGTACAAGCAGCCGGTAGCTTCAACACCGTGGACTGCTTTTTTATACGCTGCGTTTTTTTTCGTCTTGTTTTATTTCACCTTTAAGCGAAAGAAGGAAGAGGAGTGATTTGAGCAATTATTGAAGCTTTCATCTTTCCGTTCCGGCATCCTAACATAAGGTCAGGTCCTGCCCAATATGATGAGATCAAATTCTTATAGGCATATAGAAACTTTAACAAAACGTTCACAGCGTATTTTTCTGTGTCTGCTTTTTATTGTCAATCTTGCTGATGTAAAGCCTGAAACAGTTTTAACTAATCTACCGATTGCTATGAATTCTAAATCAAACTATCACACAAAGATTTATTTATTGGTGCTATTGATCACCCTTACTTTCTCCGCTTCAGCTCAACTGGAATGGGATAGACTAATGCCACAACCCACGGAGAATTGGATTCAAGATATCGTATTTATCAACCCTTCTCAAGGGGTGATGTGTACGTTTTATCAAACGTTCTCCACCTCAAATGGAGGCGAAACTTGGGAAGGCGTCGAGTTAGGCGGTTCATCCGTTTTAGAGGTGCACGAGCAAACCATCGCAGCTTTGGGAGGTGGTCGATTGTTTATGTCTTATGACGGAGGCATCGATTGGGAATTGAAATTTGACGGTGTACCGAATGGTGTTGCTTTGAACGATGTTTCTTTTTCATCAAGCTCTGAAATTACCTTATTGGGGCGTGATAGCAATTCGATCAAAAGACTTTACAGATCAAATGATTCAGGTCAGACCTGGGATACTTTAAATGTTGCCATGCCTTCTAATGCACGCTTCTTAAATGTTATAAGCGGCGACACCTTCTTCTTTGTCTGGGGAGGCGCAGTTTATAAAACGGAGAACGGAGGGAATACCCTCAACTTGTCTTATGAGAGTCCGAATTCAAATGCGGATATCACCGAGCTCCAGATTCTTAACGATTCGACCCTTTATGGGATCGATGACGCAGGGAGTTTTTTCAAAACCGGGGATAGCGGCGAAACGTGGGAAACGGTAGACATAGTTGAATCTTGGATGCCGGCGAATTTCAACGATATGCATTTTTCGGATTCCATGAATGGATATACAACATCGTATAATCATTTGATTTACCGCACCGGTGATGGAGGCGAAACATGGACGGAGCTTTCCGATTTTGATTTTTTTAATTTTCCCTACATTTTCTCAATCTACAGCTTATCTCAGGAGACACTTTATTGCGGAGGAGAAGGTGGCGTGATCTTTACGACTACCGATGGGTTGGAGTCTGTAAACGCCAATGCCGTGCCCTTGGATGACGCTAGAGCAATTGATCTGGCAGATGAGAATATTGCCTTTGTCAAAGGGAGTGAAATGTTTTACCGCCTTGACTTAGAAACAGGAGAATACTTGGAAGTTCAACCTTATTGGGATGAGTCGGATACCAAAAACGCTTTCGTCTTTTTTGATGATGAAACGGGTTTTGGTCTCGATCAGGAAGGACAGTTGAGAAAAACCACCGACGGGGCTATGACTTGGTCGGAAATTGACTTAGTCCAATCACCCTCCGGTCAGTTTACCGATTTTGAATTTGTAGATGAAAATAACGGAATCCTTCTTGAAGGAACGACAACCCTTTGGAAGACGAACAATAGTGGCTCGAATTGGGAAGAGATATTCGAAGGAGATGTACAAGTGTTCGATGCCGTCTCGGAAACTTTATTCTTTTTGATCAATCGAGATGAGGATGGTCAGATGAGTTTATTGAGAAGCACAGACGGGGGAGAGAACTGGACGGAATTAGCTGACTTTTTTGCTTTCTTCTATTTTGAATTGCACTTCCTGAATGAGTCCACCGGTTTCGTGAGCTCGAATTTCGGTACCAGTCGAACAGATGATGCAGGCGAAACTTGGGAGCTCGACAATTCAGGCGTTAGCCATTTTCAATTTGTGAATGATGAAATTGGCATTGGTCTGCAATCTCAAGAGGTGTATTTCACAAATGATGGAGGCATGACTTGGAGCCCTACGGGACCAAACAGTGGATTTGTTGCTGATTATTCCATCGCAGGTGATCGCATTGTCGCTTTGAATCGATTGCATGCCATTCATACTGCTCCGATTAATACGCTTTCTACTGAAGAAATAGCCGGTTCAAGTCAGCCTTTACTGATTTA
This Cryomorphaceae bacterium 1068 DNA region includes the following protein-coding sequences:
- a CDS encoding T9SS type A sorting domain-containing protein, producing MNSKSNYHTKIYLLVLLITLTFSASAQLEWDRLMPQPTENWIQDIVFINPSQGVMCTFYQTFSTSNGGETWEGVELGGSSVLEVHEQTIAALGGGRLFMSYDGGIDWELKFDGVPNGVALNDVSFSSSSEITLLGRDSNSIKRLYRSNDSGQTWDTLNVAMPSNARFLNVISGDTFFFVWGGAVYKTENGGNTLNLSYESPNSNADITELQILNDSTLYGIDDAGSFFKTGDSGETWETVDIVESWMPANFNDMHFSDSMNGYTTSYNHLIYRTGDGGETWTELSDFDFFNFPYIFSIYSLSQETLYCGGEGGVIFTTTDGLESVNANAVPLDDARAIDLADENIAFVKGSEMFYRLDLETGEYLEVQPYWDESDTKNAFVFFDDETGFGLDQEGQLRKTTDGAMTWSEIDLVQSPSGQFTDFEFVDENNGILLEGTTTLWKTNNSGSNWEEIFEGDVQVFDAVSETLFFLINRDEDGQMSLLRSTDGGENWTELADFFAFFYFELHFLNESTGFVSSNFGTSRTDDAGETWELDNSGVSHFQFVNDEIGIGLQSQEVYFTNDGGMTWSPTGPNSGFVADYSIAGDRIVALNRLHAIHTAPINTLSTEEIAGSSQPLLIYPNPASDDLTVVFPDGQWSQYEVVDITGKVLLSKKVQNQGILRVDLRDFSSGIYIIRIIGDEASVQAKMIKK